Proteins encoded by one window of Pan troglodytes isolate AG18354 chromosome 16, NHGRI_mPanTro3-v2.0_pri, whole genome shotgun sequence:
- the NIPA2 gene encoding magnesium transporter NIPA2 isoform X1, with the protein MSQGRGKYDFYIGLGLAMSSSIFIGGSFILKKKGLLRLARKGSMRAGQGGHAYLKEWLWWAGLLSMGAGEVANFAAYAFAPATLVTPLGALSVLVSAILSSYFLNERLNLHGKIGCLLSILGSTVMVIHAPKEEEIETLNEMSHKLGDPGFVVFATLVVIVALILIFVVGPRHGQTNILVYITICSVIGAFSVSCVKGLGIAIKELFAGKPVLRHPLAWILLLSLIVCVSTQINYLNRALDIFNTSIVTPIYYVFFTTSVLTCSAILFKEWQDMPVDDVIGTLSGFFTIIVGIFLLHAFKDVSFSLASLPVSFRKDEKAMNGNLSNMYEVLNNDESLTCGIEQHTGENVSRRNGNLTAF; encoded by the exons ATGAGCCAGGGGCGTGGAAAATATGACTTCTATATTGGTCTGGGATTGGCTATGAGCTCCAGCATTTTCATTGGAGGaagtttcattttgaaaaaaaaaggccTCCTTCGACTTGCCAGGAAAGGCTCTATGAGAGCAG GTCAAGGTGGCCATGCATATCTTAAGGAATGGTTGTGGTGGGCTGGACTGCTGTCAA TGGGAGCTGGTGAGGTGGCCAACTTCGCTGCGTATGCGTTTGCACCAGCCACTCTAGTGACTCCACTAGGAGCTCTCAGCGTGCTAGTAAG TGCCATTCTTTCTTCATACTTTCTCAATGAAAGACTTAATCTTCATGGGAAAATTGGGTGTTTGCTAAGTATTCTAGGATCTACAGTTATGGTCATTCATGCTCCAAAGGAAGAGGAGATTGAGACTTTAAATGAAATGTCTCACAAGCTAGGTGATCCAG GTTTTGTGGTCTTTGCAACCCTTGTGGTCATTGTGGCCTTGATATTAATCTTCGTGGTGGGTCCTCGCCATGGACAGACAAACATTCTTGTGTACATAACAATCTGCTCTGTGATCGGCGCGTTTTCAGTCTCCTGTGTGAAGGGCCTGGGCATTGCTATCAAGGAGCTGTTTGCAGGGAAGCCTGTGCTGCGGCATCCCCTGGCTTGGATTCTGCTGCTGAGCCTCATCGTCTGTGTGAGCACACAGATTAATTACCTAAATAGGGCCCTGGATATATTCAACACTTCCATTGTGACTCCAATATATTATGTATTCTTTACAACATCAGTTTTAACTTGTTCAGCTATTCTTTTTAAGGAGTGGCAAGATATGCCTGTTGACGATGTCATTGGTACTTTGAGTGGCTTCTTTACAATCATTGTGGGGATATTCTTGTTGCATGCCTTTAAAGACGTCAGCTTTAGTCTAGCAAGTCTGCCTGTGTCTTTTCGAAAAGACGAGAAAGCAATGAATGGCAATCTCTCTAATATGTATGAAGTTCTTAATAATGACGAAAGCTTAACCTGTGGAATCGAACAACACACTGGTGAAAATGTCTCCCGAAGAAATGGAAATCTGACAGCTTTTTAA
- the NIPA2 gene encoding magnesium transporter NIPA2 isoform X3, protein MVVVGWTAVKHCSRCWRYISERKRLKNLHPHEAYILVGAGEVANFAAYAFAPATLVTPLGALSVLVSAILSSYFLNERLNLHGKIGCLLSILGSTVMVIHAPKEEEIETLNEMSHKLGDPGFVVFATLVVIVALILIFVVGPRHGQTNILVYITICSVIGAFSVSCVKGLGIAIKELFAGKPVLRHPLAWILLLSLIVCVSTQINYLNRALDIFNTSIVTPIYYVFFTTSVLTCSAILFKEWQDMPVDDVIGTLSGFFTIIVGIFLLHAFKDVSFSLASLPVSFRKDEKAMNGNLSNMYEVLNNDESLTCGIEQHTGENVSRRNGNLTAF, encoded by the exons ATGGTTGTGGTGGGCTGGACTGCTGTCAA gcattgttctaggtgctggagatacaTCAGTGAGAGGAAAAGACTGAAAAATCTCCACCcacatgaagcttacattctag TGGGAGCTGGTGAGGTGGCCAACTTCGCTGCGTATGCGTTTGCACCAGCCACTCTAGTGACTCCACTAGGAGCTCTCAGCGTGCTAGTAAG TGCCATTCTTTCTTCATACTTTCTCAATGAAAGACTTAATCTTCATGGGAAAATTGGGTGTTTGCTAAGTATTCTAGGATCTACAGTTATGGTCATTCATGCTCCAAAGGAAGAGGAGATTGAGACTTTAAATGAAATGTCTCACAAGCTAGGTGATCCAG GTTTTGTGGTCTTTGCAACCCTTGTGGTCATTGTGGCCTTGATATTAATCTTCGTGGTGGGTCCTCGCCATGGACAGACAAACATTCTTGTGTACATAACAATCTGCTCTGTGATCGGCGCGTTTTCAGTCTCCTGTGTGAAGGGCCTGGGCATTGCTATCAAGGAGCTGTTTGCAGGGAAGCCTGTGCTGCGGCATCCCCTGGCTTGGATTCTGCTGCTGAGCCTCATCGTCTGTGTGAGCACACAGATTAATTACCTAAATAGGGCCCTGGATATATTCAACACTTCCATTGTGACTCCAATATATTATGTATTCTTTACAACATCAGTTTTAACTTGTTCAGCTATTCTTTTTAAGGAGTGGCAAGATATGCCTGTTGACGATGTCATTGGTACTTTGAGTGGCTTCTTTACAATCATTGTGGGGATATTCTTGTTGCATGCCTTTAAAGACGTCAGCTTTAGTCTAGCAAGTCTGCCTGTGTCTTTTCGAAAAGACGAGAAAGCAATGAATGGCAATCTCTCTAATATGTATGAAGTTCTTAATAATGACGAAAGCTTAACCTGTGGAATCGAACAACACACTGGTGAAAATGTCTCCCGAAGAAATGGAAATCTGACAGCTTTTTAA
- the NIPA2 gene encoding magnesium transporter NIPA2 isoform X2 has translation MSQGRGKYDFYIGLGLAMSSSIFIGGSFILKKKGLLRLARKGSMRAVGAGEVANFAAYAFAPATLVTPLGALSVLVSAILSSYFLNERLNLHGKIGCLLSILGSTVMVIHAPKEEEIETLNEMSHKLGDPGFVVFATLVVIVALILIFVVGPRHGQTNILVYITICSVIGAFSVSCVKGLGIAIKELFAGKPVLRHPLAWILLLSLIVCVSTQINYLNRALDIFNTSIVTPIYYVFFTTSVLTCSAILFKEWQDMPVDDVIGTLSGFFTIIVGIFLLHAFKDVSFSLASLPVSFRKDEKAMNGNLSNMYEVLNNDESLTCGIEQHTGENVSRRNGNLTAF, from the exons ATGAGCCAGGGGCGTGGAAAATATGACTTCTATATTGGTCTGGGATTGGCTATGAGCTCCAGCATTTTCATTGGAGGaagtttcattttgaaaaaaaaaggccTCCTTCGACTTGCCAGGAAAGGCTCTATGAGAGCAG TGGGAGCTGGTGAGGTGGCCAACTTCGCTGCGTATGCGTTTGCACCAGCCACTCTAGTGACTCCACTAGGAGCTCTCAGCGTGCTAGTAAG TGCCATTCTTTCTTCATACTTTCTCAATGAAAGACTTAATCTTCATGGGAAAATTGGGTGTTTGCTAAGTATTCTAGGATCTACAGTTATGGTCATTCATGCTCCAAAGGAAGAGGAGATTGAGACTTTAAATGAAATGTCTCACAAGCTAGGTGATCCAG GTTTTGTGGTCTTTGCAACCCTTGTGGTCATTGTGGCCTTGATATTAATCTTCGTGGTGGGTCCTCGCCATGGACAGACAAACATTCTTGTGTACATAACAATCTGCTCTGTGATCGGCGCGTTTTCAGTCTCCTGTGTGAAGGGCCTGGGCATTGCTATCAAGGAGCTGTTTGCAGGGAAGCCTGTGCTGCGGCATCCCCTGGCTTGGATTCTGCTGCTGAGCCTCATCGTCTGTGTGAGCACACAGATTAATTACCTAAATAGGGCCCTGGATATATTCAACACTTCCATTGTGACTCCAATATATTATGTATTCTTTACAACATCAGTTTTAACTTGTTCAGCTATTCTTTTTAAGGAGTGGCAAGATATGCCTGTTGACGATGTCATTGGTACTTTGAGTGGCTTCTTTACAATCATTGTGGGGATATTCTTGTTGCATGCCTTTAAAGACGTCAGCTTTAGTCTAGCAAGTCTGCCTGTGTCTTTTCGAAAAGACGAGAAAGCAATGAATGGCAATCTCTCTAATATGTATGAAGTTCTTAATAATGACGAAAGCTTAACCTGTGGAATCGAACAACACACTGGTGAAAATGTCTCCCGAAGAAATGGAAATCTGACAGCTTTTTAA